In Gemmatimonadetes bacterium T265, one DNA window encodes the following:
- a CDS encoding prolyl endopeptidase, whose product MPLPRFAVTAALGALAALLGAAPATRAQTPAAAGARPARLAYPPTRTVDQADDYHGTRVADPYRWLEAINGPEVAAWIKAQNAVTMPYLAALPGRDAFKARITALTNYPRTSVPFWEGGHWFYTKNSGLQRQSVWYVRDALDGAERVVLDPNQLSPDGSVAFNIFAPAPDGRHFVYGQSEGGSDWVTLAVRDLATGRNTTDTVRWVKFSGASWTKDGRGFFYSRYPEPAAGEQLKVKLEHQAMYYHRLGTPQAADVKVYERPDRPSWFVYGGVDEAGRYLFVSTSPGTDKNELYLADLGDPLRPDVAAPVRPVATGADANYEPLGIAGGRVYLRVDRDAPRRKVVSAPAATPDPAHWTTVIPEGEMPVEGASLVAGRIGVLSLRDVASVVRLYSLAGALEREVPLPGLGYASGLVGRFDRPELFYAYTDPTTPETSFLYDARAGTSRPFFTPRLTFDPARYATERVFYQSKDGTRVPMFVTRRKDVALDGTNPTLLYAYGGFGVTETPYFSPGVIAWVEQGGVYAAANIRGGGEYGEAWHRAGQFAKKQNVFDDFIGAAEYLIANKYTSPAHLAVNGASNGGLLVGAAVTQRPELFAAALPQVGVMDMLRFDQFTGGAAWTTEYGVPGDTAAFRYIRAYSPLHNIKPGVCYPATLVTTADHDDRVVPSHSFKFTAALQAAQAAAPGCERPVLIRVEAQGSHGYRPLDRRIAEQADLWAFAAAHTGMAVRRVAPAGAGAAP is encoded by the coding sequence ATGCCGCTCCCTCGCTTCGCCGTCACGGCCGCCCTCGGCGCGCTCGCCGCCCTGCTCGGCGCCGCGCCCGCCACGCGCGCCCAGACGCCCGCGGCCGCCGGCGCACGCCCCGCGCGCCTCGCCTACCCGCCCACGCGCACCGTCGACCAGGCCGACGACTATCACGGCACGCGCGTGGCCGACCCGTACCGCTGGCTCGAGGCGATCAACGGCCCCGAGGTGGCCGCCTGGATCAAGGCGCAGAACGCGGTGACGATGCCCTACCTCGCCGCGCTCCCCGGTCGCGACGCGTTCAAGGCGCGCATCACGGCGCTCACCAACTACCCGCGCACGAGCGTGCCCTTCTGGGAGGGCGGCCACTGGTTCTACACCAAGAACTCGGGGCTCCAGCGGCAGAGCGTGTGGTACGTGCGCGACGCGCTCGACGGCGCCGAGCGCGTGGTGTTGGACCCCAACCAGCTGTCGCCCGACGGGTCGGTCGCGTTCAACATCTTCGCGCCCGCGCCCGACGGGCGGCACTTCGTATACGGGCAGAGTGAGGGCGGCTCCGACTGGGTCACGCTCGCCGTGCGCGACCTCGCCACCGGGCGGAACACCACCGACACGGTGCGCTGGGTCAAGTTCAGCGGCGCGTCGTGGACGAAGGACGGCCGGGGCTTCTTCTACTCGCGCTACCCCGAGCCGGCCGCGGGCGAGCAGCTCAAGGTCAAGCTCGAGCACCAGGCGATGTACTACCACCGGCTCGGCACGCCGCAGGCGGCCGACGTCAAGGTGTACGAGCGCCCGGACCGCCCGTCGTGGTTCGTCTACGGGGGCGTGGACGAGGCGGGGCGCTACCTGTTCGTCTCCACGTCGCCGGGCACCGACAAGAACGAGCTCTACCTGGCCGACCTCGGCGACCCCCTCAGGCCCGACGTCGCCGCCCCCGTCCGCCCGGTCGCCACCGGCGCCGACGCCAACTACGAACCGTTAGGCATCGCGGGCGGCCGCGTCTACCTGCGGGTCGACCGGGACGCCCCGCGGCGCAAGGTCGTCTCCGCGCCCGCGGCGACCCCGGACCCGGCGCACTGGACGACCGTGATCCCCGAGGGCGAGATGCCCGTCGAGGGCGCCTCGCTCGTCGCGGGACGCATCGGCGTGCTGTCGCTCAGGGACGTCGCGAGCGTCGTGCGGCTCTACTCGTTAGCCGGCGCGCTCGAGCGCGAGGTCCCGCTCCCCGGGCTCGGCTACGCGAGCGGCCTCGTCGGGCGCTTCGACCGGCCGGAGCTCTTCTACGCCTACACCGACCCGACCACCCCGGAGACGTCGTTCCTCTACGACGCGCGCGCCGGGACGAGCCGCCCGTTCTTCACGCCGCGGCTCACCTTCGACCCGGCGCGCTACGCGACGGAGCGCGTGTTCTACCAGAGCAAGGACGGGACGCGCGTGCCGATGTTCGTCACGCGGCGTAAAGACGTCGCGCTCGACGGCACGAACCCGACCCTGCTCTACGCGTACGGCGGCTTCGGGGTGACCGAGACGCCGTACTTCAGCCCGGGCGTGATCGCGTGGGTGGAGCAGGGCGGCGTGTACGCCGCGGCCAACATCCGCGGCGGCGGCGAGTACGGCGAGGCCTGGCACCGGGCCGGGCAGTTCGCGAAGAAGCAGAACGTCTTCGACGACTTCATCGGCGCGGCCGAGTATCTGATTGCGAACAAGTACACGTCGCCCGCGCACCTCGCGGTCAACGGCGCGTCCAACGGCGGCCTGCTCGTCGGCGCAGCGGTGACGCAGCGCCCCGAGCTGTTCGCCGCCGCGCTGCCGCAGGTGGGCGTGATGGACATGCTGCGCTTCGACCAGTTCACCGGCGGCGCGGCGTGGACCACCGAGTACGGCGTGCCGGGCGACACGGCGGCGTTCCGCTACATCCGGGCGTACTCGCCGCTCCACAACATCAAGCCCGGCGTGTGCTACCCGGCCACGCTCGTGACCACGGCCGACCACGACGACCGCGTCGTGCCGAGCCACTCGTTCAAGTTCACGGCGGCGCTGCAGGCGGCGCAGGCCGCGGCGCCCGGGTGTGAACGCCCGGTGCTGATCCGGGTCGAGGCGCAGGGGAGCCACGGCTACCGTCCGCTCGACCGGCGGATCGCCGAGCAGGCCGACCTGTGGGCGTTCGCCGCCGCGCACACGGGGATGGCGGTGCGCCGCGTCGCGCCGGCCGGCGCGGGCGCCGCGCCCTGA
- a CDS encoding SIMPL domain-containing protein: MTTPPPPPARALASGALLPAALVGLGLTLGGALAGAGFARMRTNDRTVSVKGVSEREARADLAIWPLRIIAADDDLAAANASLARQLATVQQFLAEHQLAPDSAGAGGARVTQVTLQDFSVQDARTNQYGNAKDAEQSGNRFVVRETIVVRSTAPERVQAASQQVATLVQRGVVLSSGDGGNGGSGPTYLFKQFSAMKPAMIAEATARAREAAEQFARDSKSALGGIRSASQGAVEILPRDQAPGISEESQLNKTVRVVTTVDYALQ, encoded by the coding sequence GTGACGACACCGCCCCCGCCCCCCGCGCGCGCCCTCGCCTCCGGCGCGCTCCTCCCCGCCGCCCTCGTCGGCCTCGGCCTCACACTCGGCGGCGCGCTCGCGGGCGCGGGGTTCGCGCGGATGCGCACGAACGACCGTACCGTCAGCGTCAAAGGGGTGAGCGAGCGCGAGGCGCGGGCCGACCTCGCGATCTGGCCGCTCCGCATCATCGCGGCCGACGACGACCTCGCGGCCGCCAACGCGTCGCTCGCGCGGCAGCTCGCCACGGTGCAGCAGTTCCTCGCCGAACACCAGCTCGCGCCCGACAGCGCCGGCGCCGGCGGCGCGCGCGTCACCCAGGTCACGCTCCAGGACTTCTCGGTGCAGGACGCGCGCACCAACCAGTACGGCAACGCCAAGGACGCCGAGCAGAGCGGCAACCGCTTCGTCGTGCGCGAGACGATCGTCGTCCGCTCGACCGCGCCGGAGCGCGTCCAGGCGGCGAGCCAGCAGGTCGCCACGCTCGTGCAGCGCGGCGTCGTGCTCTCGTCCGGCGACGGCGGGAACGGCGGGAGCGGGCCGACCTACCTCTTCAAGCAGTTCTCGGCCATGAAGCCCGCGATGATCGCCGAGGCGACGGCGCGGGCGCGCGAGGCGGCCGAGCAGTTCGCGCGCGACTCCAAGAGCGCGCTCGGCGGCATCCGCTCGGCGAGCCAGGGCGCGGTCGAGATCCTGCCGCGCGACCAGGCCCCGGGGATCAGCGAGGAGAGCCAGCTGAACAAGACCGTGCGGGTCGTCACCACCGTCGACTACGCGCTGCAGTGA
- the prfC gene encoding peptide chain release factor 3, whose amino-acid sequence MTTAVLPATITPATAGAADDAPLARAVEREAARRRTFAIISHPDAGKTTLTEKLLLYGGAIHLAGSVKARRAARHATSDWMKLEQERGISVTSSVLQFDWQGYKVNLLDTPGHADFSEDTYRTLVAADSAVMLLDNRRGVEERTRQLFEVCHKRRTPVFTFVNKCDRPGMDPLQLLDDVEKDLRITLAPVTWPIVDGDKFVGVYDRLTGHVLLFERGEHHGATEVATIEGGLDSAEVAAHCSPYALDKLREDLELLDVGLGGFDRDAFMAGTLSPTFFGSALTNFGVEPFLREFVELAPGPGARETTGGPVEPTDPEFAGFVFKIQANMDPKHRDRMAFVRVVAGRYAAGMDVTLARTGKPIRLSAPQSVMARERQAIDEAWPGDVVGIVDKGTLRIGDTLLGDAPGKKGSAAGAPAFRDIPRFPPETFVRVLSADPMRRKQLDTGLKQLSEEGAAQVFFTEEDARLGSGPSPIVGAIGQLQFDVMAFRLETEYGAPAKLEPLGYGHPRWVTGDRKAVERAGHVHGRLLVYDNKGNPLLLFENRWAMRSAVEKEAGLTFHEAAP is encoded by the coding sequence ATGACCACCGCCGTCCTCCCCGCCACCATCACCCCCGCGACCGCGGGGGCCGCTGACGACGCACCGCTCGCCCGCGCCGTCGAGCGCGAGGCGGCCCGCCGCCGCACGTTCGCGATCATCTCGCACCCGGACGCGGGCAAGACCACGCTGACCGAGAAGCTGCTCCTTTACGGGGGCGCGATCCACCTGGCCGGGAGCGTCAAGGCGCGCCGCGCGGCGCGCCACGCGACCTCGGACTGGATGAAGCTCGAGCAGGAGCGCGGCATCTCGGTCACCTCCTCTGTGCTGCAGTTCGACTGGCAGGGCTACAAGGTCAACCTGCTCGACACGCCCGGCCACGCCGACTTCTCCGAGGACACCTACCGCACGCTCGTCGCCGCAGACTCGGCGGTCATGCTCCTCGACAACCGCCGCGGGGTGGAAGAGCGCACGCGGCAGCTCTTCGAGGTCTGCCACAAGCGCCGGACGCCCGTGTTCACCTTCGTGAACAAGTGCGACCGGCCGGGGATGGACCCGCTGCAGCTCCTCGACGACGTCGAAAAGGACCTGCGCATCACGCTCGCCCCGGTGACGTGGCCGATCGTGGACGGCGACAAGTTCGTCGGCGTCTACGACCGGCTCACGGGGCACGTGCTGCTCTTCGAGCGCGGCGAGCACCACGGCGCGACCGAGGTGGCGACGATCGAGGGCGGGCTCGACTCGGCCGAGGTCGCGGCGCACTGCTCGCCCTACGCGCTCGACAAGCTGCGCGAGGACCTGGAGCTGTTAGACGTGGGGTTGGGCGGCTTCGACCGCGATGCGTTCATGGCGGGCACGCTCTCCCCGACGTTCTTCGGCTCCGCGCTGACCAACTTCGGCGTCGAGCCGTTCCTGCGCGAGTTCGTCGAGCTCGCGCCGGGGCCGGGCGCGCGCGAGACGACCGGCGGCCCGGTCGAGCCCACCGACCCGGAGTTCGCGGGCTTCGTGTTCAAGATCCAGGCGAACATGGACCCGAAGCACCGCGACCGGATGGCGTTCGTGCGCGTCGTCGCGGGGCGCTACGCGGCCGGCATGGACGTCACGCTCGCCCGCACGGGCAAGCCGATCCGCCTCTCGGCGCCGCAGAGCGTGATGGCGCGCGAGCGCCAGGCGATCGACGAGGCGTGGCCGGGGGACGTGGTCGGGATCGTCGACAAGGGGACGCTCCGCATCGGCGACACCCTGTTAGGCGACGCGCCGGGGAAGAAGGGGTCGGCCGCGGGCGCGCCCGCCTTCCGCGACATCCCGCGCTTCCCGCCCGAGACGTTCGTCCGCGTCCTCTCGGCCGACCCGATGCGGCGCAAGCAGCTCGACACGGGGCTCAAGCAGCTGTCGGAGGAGGGCGCGGCGCAGGTGTTTTTCACCGAGGAGGACGCGCGGCTCGGGAGCGGCCCGTCGCCGATCGTCGGCGCGATCGGGCAGCTGCAGTTCGACGTGATGGCGTTCCGGCTCGAGACCGAGTACGGCGCGCCGGCCAAGCTCGAGCCGTTAGGCTACGGGCACCCGCGCTGGGTGACGGGGGACCGGAAGGCGGTCGAGCGCGCCGGGCACGTGCACGGGCGGCTGCTGGTCTACGACAACAAGGGGAACCCGCTGCTGCTCTTCGAGAACCGCTGGGCGATGCGGTCGGCGGTGGAGAAGGAAGCGGGGCTCACGTTCCACGAGGCGGCGCCGTGA
- a CDS encoding transporter yields MFGLSPLELVASLFGAVSVWLSARQHIWSWPTAIVNVLLSAVVYYRTKLYSDMGLQFVYFALSVYGWYEWRYGGADKTELPVTRTPRRQAPLLVALGALGAVALGTLSARYTDAALPWVDGTLTAASLVAQWMMTRKLVENWAVWIAVDVVYVPMLAYKRLFAFAVLYAVFLALAARGHVDWWRDLRARAAAPGAGAADPATA; encoded by the coding sequence GTGTTCGGCCTCTCCCCCCTCGAGCTGGTCGCGTCGCTGTTCGGCGCGGTGAGCGTGTGGCTCTCCGCCCGCCAGCACATCTGGAGCTGGCCCACGGCGATCGTCAACGTCCTGCTCTCGGCCGTGGTCTACTACCGGACCAAGCTGTACTCCGACATGGGGCTGCAGTTCGTCTACTTCGCCCTCAGCGTCTACGGGTGGTACGAGTGGCGCTACGGCGGCGCGGACAAGACCGAGCTGCCCGTCACGCGCACCCCCCGCCGCCAGGCGCCGCTCCTCGTCGCCCTCGGCGCGCTCGGCGCCGTCGCCCTCGGCACGCTCTCGGCCCGCTACACCGACGCGGCGCTGCCCTGGGTCGACGGCACCCTCACCGCGGCGAGCCTCGTCGCCCAGTGGATGATGACGCGCAAGCTGGTCGAGAACTGGGCCGTCTGGATCGCCGTCGACGTCGTCTACGTCCCGATGCTCGCCTACAAGCGGCTGTTCGCGTTCGCGGTGCTCTACGCGGTGTTCCTCGCCCTCGCCGCGCGCGGCCACGTCGACTGGTGGCGCGACCTGCGCGCCCGCGCCGCGGCGCCCGGCGCCGGCGCCGCCGACCCCGCGACCGCCTAA
- a CDS encoding aminotransferase: MPPARPPAPHGDDPVVYLDGRCLPKSRARISPDDRGFLFGDGVYEVVRVIGGRMVDLDRHLARFARGASALALALDRAGGVAGVREAWERLLGANGLTEGEALCYAQLTRGAAPRAHAYPAADTPPTLYAFAQRIAPPDALRATGAAAVTYPDLRWARCDLKTVNLLPNVMARQAAAAAGAFESLLVRDGVVTEASHSSAFAVVGGTLRTHPLGTCVLPGVTRAAVLELAAGLGIPAREEAVTLEELRAADEAFVASTTADVMPVVTLDGAPVGAGAPGPVARALGGAMAARLGRAAAIR, from the coding sequence GTGCCGCCCGCCCGACCGCCCGCCCCACACGGCGACGACCCCGTCGTCTACCTCGACGGCCGATGCCTGCCGAAGTCCCGCGCCCGGATCTCCCCCGACGACCGGGGCTTCCTCTTCGGCGACGGCGTCTACGAAGTCGTCCGCGTGATCGGCGGCCGCATGGTCGACCTCGACCGCCACCTCGCGCGCTTCGCGCGCGGCGCGTCCGCGCTCGCCCTCGCGCTCGACCGCGCGGGCGGCGTGGCGGGCGTGCGGGAGGCGTGGGAGCGCCTGCTCGGTGCCAACGGCCTCACGGAAGGCGAGGCGCTCTGCTACGCGCAGCTCACGCGCGGCGCCGCGCCCCGCGCCCACGCCTACCCGGCCGCCGACACGCCGCCCACGCTCTACGCCTTCGCCCAACGCATCGCCCCGCCCGACGCGCTGCGCGCGACCGGCGCGGCCGCCGTGACCTACCCCGACCTGCGCTGGGCGCGCTGCGACCTCAAGACGGTCAACCTGCTGCCCAACGTCATGGCGCGGCAGGCCGCCGCCGCGGCCGGCGCGTTCGAGTCCCTCCTCGTGCGCGACGGCGTCGTCACCGAGGCCTCGCACTCGAGCGCGTTCGCCGTCGTCGGCGGCACGCTCCGCACGCACCCGTTAGGCACCTGCGTCCTCCCCGGCGTCACCCGCGCGGCCGTGCTGGAGCTCGCCGCGGGGCTCGGGATTCCCGCGCGCGAGGAGGCGGTCACGCTCGAGGAGCTGCGCGCGGCCGACGAGGCGTTCGTCGCGAGCACGACCGCCGACGTGATGCCCGTCGTCACGCTCGACGGCGCCCCGGTCGGCGCCGGCGCGCCCGGCCCGGTCGCCCGCGCGCTCGGCGGCGCGATGGCCGCGCGGCTCGGGCGCGCGGCGGCCATTCGTTAG
- a CDS encoding prolyl endopeptidase, whose product MRLPAHATAATLAACAAISTVAAPAVRAAAAQPLPASSSSRVQYPATRRVDQVDDYHGTRVADPYRWLEDLDGPETKSWIAAQNAVTNAYLAATPGRDAIRDRLTALWNYPRVSLPYREGGRLFFTKNTGLQKQSPYYAVAGATTADAARGAAERAALVLDPNEISRDGSTSLSMFTPDPTGAYVAYGLSEGGADWRTVHVKRIADGHDTDDVVRWIRYSGVSWTKDGRGFFYTRYPEPAAPTGSPTAPNGAGGAGALSGRSLAGASRDPVVHYHRLGTPQSADVAVFRYPKEPTWGVGAFVSEDGRYLFATVGRGTDPENHLYVAALGDPAAPNVSAPLAPVDTTMEASFHPVGVVGHTAYVLTNLDAPKYRVVAVDLAAPARANWKTVIPEGPNALQSASVVGGRLVAEYLADVKSVVTVHELDGRQVATLPLPGTGIVAGLSGREDSPELFYAYTSYLTPASVYRYDVRTGEQTVFFAPHVPFDASRYETEQVFYASKDGTRVPMFVTHRRGMPRDGQNPTLVYAYGGFNIAMTPAFSASVAVWLEMGGVYAVPNLRGGGEYGEAWHQAGKLARKQNVFDDYLAAAQYLVDQKITSPAKLAIRGGSNGGLLVGAAMTQRPDLFAVALPAVGVMDMLRYQKFSAGVFWVPEYGSSDDPQQFAYLAKYSPLHNLRPGTCYPATLTTTADHDDRVVPGHSFKWASALQAAQACDRPVLIRVEAQGSHGYRPLDKAIAEQADVWAFAARNLGMTVTFPPAPARRTASTPTD is encoded by the coding sequence ATGCGCCTCCCCGCCCACGCGACCGCCGCGACCCTCGCCGCGTGCGCCGCCATCTCGACGGTCGCCGCGCCCGCCGTACGCGCGGCCGCCGCCCAGCCGCTTCCCGCCAGCAGCTCCTCACGCGTGCAGTATCCCGCCACCCGCCGGGTCGACCAGGTCGACGACTACCACGGCACCCGGGTCGCCGACCCCTACCGCTGGCTCGAGGACCTCGACGGCCCCGAGACCAAATCCTGGATCGCCGCGCAGAACGCGGTCACCAACGCCTACCTCGCCGCGACGCCGGGGCGCGACGCCATCCGCGACCGCCTCACCGCGCTCTGGAACTACCCCCGCGTCTCGCTCCCCTACCGCGAGGGCGGCCGGCTCTTCTTCACCAAGAACACCGGCCTCCAGAAGCAGTCGCCCTACTACGCCGTCGCCGGCGCGACGACCGCCGACGCGGCGCGCGGCGCGGCCGAGCGCGCGGCGCTCGTCCTCGACCCGAACGAGATCTCCAGGGACGGCTCCACGTCGCTCTCGATGTTCACCCCCGACCCCACCGGCGCCTACGTCGCCTACGGGCTCTCCGAGGGGGGCGCCGACTGGCGCACGGTCCACGTCAAGCGCATCGCCGACGGGCACGACACCGACGACGTCGTGCGCTGGATCCGCTACAGCGGCGTGAGCTGGACGAAGGACGGGCGCGGCTTCTTCTACACCCGCTACCCCGAACCCGCGGCCCCAACCGGGTCGCCGACCGCGCCTAACGGGGCTGGCGGGGCCGGCGCCCTCTCCGGCCGCTCGCTCGCCGGCGCCTCGCGCGACCCGGTCGTGCACTACCACCGGCTGGGCACCCCCCAGAGCGCCGACGTCGCCGTCTTCCGCTACCCCAAGGAGCCCACCTGGGGCGTCGGCGCCTTCGTGAGCGAGGACGGCCGCTACCTCTTCGCCACCGTCGGCCGCGGCACCGACCCCGAGAACCACCTCTACGTCGCCGCGCTCGGCGACCCCGCCGCGCCTAACGTCTCGGCCCCGCTCGCCCCCGTCGACACGACCATGGAGGCGAGCTTCCACCCCGTCGGCGTCGTCGGGCACACGGCCTACGTGCTCACCAACCTCGACGCGCCCAAGTACCGCGTCGTCGCGGTCGACCTCGCGGCCCCCGCGCGCGCCAACTGGAAGACCGTCATCCCCGAGGGCCCCAACGCGCTCCAGAGCGCGAGCGTCGTCGGCGGGCGCCTCGTCGCCGAGTACCTGGCCGACGTGAAGAGCGTCGTCACCGTACACGAGCTCGACGGGCGGCAGGTCGCCACGCTCCCGCTCCCCGGCACCGGGATCGTCGCCGGCCTCTCCGGGCGCGAGGACTCGCCCGAGCTGTTCTACGCCTACACGTCCTACCTCACCCCGGCCAGCGTCTACCGCTACGACGTGCGCACGGGCGAGCAGACCGTATTCTTCGCGCCCCACGTCCCGTTCGACGCATCCCGATACGAAACCGAGCAGGTCTTCTACGCCTCCAAGGACGGCACGCGCGTGCCGATGTTCGTCACGCACCGCAGGGGCATGCCGCGCGACGGGCAGAACCCGACCCTCGTCTACGCGTACGGCGGCTTCAACATCGCGATGACGCCCGCGTTCTCCGCCTCGGTCGCGGTCTGGCTCGAGATGGGCGGCGTGTACGCGGTGCCCAACCTCCGCGGCGGCGGCGAGTACGGCGAGGCGTGGCACCAGGCGGGCAAGCTCGCGCGCAAGCAGAACGTCTTCGACGACTACCTCGCCGCCGCGCAGTACCTCGTCGACCAGAAGATCACCTCCCCCGCGAAGCTCGCCATCCGCGGCGGCTCGAACGGCGGCCTGCTCGTCGGCGCCGCGATGACCCAGCGCCCCGACCTCTTCGCCGTCGCCCTCCCCGCCGTCGGCGTGATGGACATGCTGCGCTACCAGAAATTCTCGGCCGGCGTCTTTTGGGTCCCCGAGTACGGGTCGAGCGACGACCCGCAGCAGTTCGCCTACCTCGCCAAGTACTCGCCGCTCCACAACCTCCGGCCGGGCACCTGCTACCCGGCCACGCTCACCACCACCGCCGACCACGACGATCGCGTCGTGCCCGGGCACTCGTTCAAGTGGGCGAGCGCGCTCCAGGCCGCCCAGGCGTGCGACCGCCCGGTGCTCATCCGCGTCGAGGCGCAGGGGAGCCACGGCTACCGCCCGCTCGACAAGGCGATCGCCGAACAGGCCGACGTCTGGGCGTTCGCGGCCCGCAACCTCGGCATGACCGTCACGTTCCCGCCGGCACCCGCGCGGCGCACCGCGTCCACGCCGACGGACTGA
- a CDS encoding PIN domain-containing protein, translating to MGRGRSAPAADAPETEALRICLDLNVYVSDLLATRRGRRGTAVQACVAAVRRGSSDLGDLRLVVSWGMLTRLRDVLEGKLALPRGEVERYLGVVARASGVGTPGAPLVVLGGTGAMPVRDAEDAHVVDVAIAGRADVIVTGNFADFVSYRTEVVRPDRVAVIAHAAGRLVVAHPAEFAGWVRGGEVPKGDLASGAQQSAS from the coding sequence GTGGGCCGCGGGCGGAGTGCACCGGCAGCCGACGCGCCCGAGACCGAGGCGCTTCGCATCTGCCTGGACCTGAACGTGTACGTGTCCGACCTGCTCGCCACCAGACGCGGACGTCGCGGTACGGCAGTCCAGGCGTGTGTGGCGGCGGTCCGGCGCGGGTCCAGCGACCTCGGGGACCTGCGTCTGGTCGTGTCGTGGGGGATGCTCACCCGCTTGCGCGACGTGCTGGAGGGTAAGCTCGCGCTCCCTCGCGGAGAGGTGGAGCGCTACCTCGGCGTCGTCGCACGGGCGAGCGGCGTGGGCACGCCGGGCGCGCCGCTCGTGGTGTTAGGCGGAACCGGGGCGATGCCGGTCCGGGACGCGGAGGACGCGCACGTCGTGGACGTGGCGATTGCGGGGCGGGCGGACGTGATCGTGACGGGTAACTTCGCGGATTTCGTGTCGTACCGGACCGAGGTGGTGCGGCCGGACCGGGTCGCGGTGATTGCGCACGCGGCTGGGCGCCTCGTCGTCGCGCACCCGGCGGAGTTCGCGGGGTGGGTGCGGGGAGGCGAGGTGCCGAAGGGAGATCTGGCGAGCGGGGCACAGCAGAGCGCGTCCTAG